The genome window tgcttttttcACACTTTGCCtatttagcatgaggaaacaactctataactgtgttaataagtcagaaccACCCCTTTAAGTTAATGCATCAATATAGAATCAATATTTGCAGTGCTGACACTTCTTTTCCAATACCTCTGCATTTCACCCTGGCATGCTGTCAATCAACTTTTGGGCCACATCCTGACTAATGGCAGCGCTTGCATAATCATTGCTTGGCGTTTGTCAGAATTTGTGGGTCAAAGCACAAGTTCtgaattggattaaggtctggggAGTTTCCTGACCATGGAcccaaaatgtgttttattcCCCAAGCCACTTAGTTATCACTTTTGCCTTATGGCAAGGTGCTCCatcatactgttcttcgatggTTGGGAGAAGTTGCTTTCGGAGgatgtttttgtacaattttagTAATATTTGTGTCATTCTCAAGTCAAAACTTGTACGTAAACTGACAGACTTCTCAATGAAATCCATTTCTGGCAAACTGCATCACATTCTACACTACACAGAAATTTGTACCATTTCGGTACAGATATGTagctttgaggtaccaatatgtacctgtAAGGACAACCAGaaccttttttctgagattCTACACACAGtttagtgttaaaaacaacaacaaacaaataATAGTCCGTTGTTAAAAGTCTGTCTGGGAAAGAAATGGATTTATGACTGCTGGATCATTTAACCACTTAATGCATGAGTTTTAACTTCAAACTGCATCCTTTAATGTACTGTTGTGTCAATGATTCGGCAATATTTACTTAACCTCCGTGTAAGTCTATTGTATTGAATGTTTGAATAAACACAAATTTGGGCCATGTTGACAGACATGTAGTCTAAATACATGGCTTGATATAATAACACTGATTATCTCGCAGATTAAACCTTAAACTTCAACATGTTATAATAGCAATAATGTGAACAATATTATTGAAAGAGATTTTAGTCGACGCACAACCAAGTATTATGAATTAGACGAAGAACAACCAGAATTGTTTTTGTGACATAAGCAGCATCAGATCTGTGCAGCTGTTGCCATTAGTAACCGAACTGTTGCTGTGGACACAGAAGTTGAATCACATTGGTGTGTTTCTGGTGATGAAGCTTAATGCCAGTGGTCAAATAGGAAATTAACAGAATGGCTATTTATAAAACATATAAGATTTAACTATATATTAGAGAAAAAATTAACCTCATTAAATTTAATCTGACAAATAGCTACATTTACTGTAGCAAAAGCATGATTCTCACCATTTCTGCACACTTGCAACTTACTATACCATCTTTTATTGATAGGTTTTGTATATGTCTGAAAGATTTCCAATTTCCATATCACTAGCTTATCTGTGAGTGTACTAGAAATTAGCCTATAATTCATAAAAATGCTCCTATAGTTCTGTTATGTGTAATATTGCTGCCGTACCCACAATGTGAAAAGCGCTCCCTCTGCAGGACAGAAACTGCTATAACAACATAACATCCTGAGATGTACATTACTGACTTTGCATCAATCTGTTGCGATTgtatttttagttttagtttaaatgtattatttttgtctATGAGGATGATTTGACTGTTCAACAGGTTGTTTTTTATGGGCATTCACATTCTGAATTAAAGTTTTATTGACAATAGTTTATCTACATTGTAATAATTGAATAAAATGCACTTAAATAAACAGGCTATTATGTTAAGAGCTTGAAATCGGATGGTTTCATCGAACACGACTCTTCTTTAATGTGGATATTTCTCCAGAGGCTTTGCGTTTACGTGAAGATGTATCGTGAACCTTGTCTGTATCTTCTGGAGCTGCACCGGGAAGATAATAAGCCTCTATTGGCGGCGATGGCTcctaaaaaaaaagagaaaacagcCACATTAAACGGTTATTAAATCTTACAAGTTGCCTCGACAACCATTTCAAGTCCGAATTGAATAAGCCATTACCCTGATCGTATTTCTCAGTTATTGTTTCACATTATTGCTTTAGTGTATTtgatttttatttgttacaGCCGCTCTCTCACCTGCATGAGGTAATCAGCGATGTACTCgggtttaagacatttcaccCCATAAGCTGCGGCCTCGCTCACGTCCACTCTGACATCACCCGGCTTTAATCGACTAAAATCCACAAACAGGTGAGAGGTTTCCTTATACAGAGAGGGGGAAGATTCTGGCAAAACCTAAAACACAAgaggaaaaagagagagagagtatagTGAATAATACAAAATAGAAGCAGGAGAGATGACAGGAAATCAATGTTTTTATAGATTTATATGGAAAGATGTTCTTTGTACATGAATTACAGAGTTATTCAGAATGACCTGTAGATGATTTAACCAGAACAGTACATTTCGGACATGTTGTCATGGCAACAGATCAGTAAGCACAGACAAGCTCAAAAACTGTATGCCATTTTAGACACAACCCCTGCCAAAATAAACCTGTTTGAAACCTGTTCTATTAGCGTTGGAGCTAACCTTTGCAGGAGTGTGGCCCTCTGGGACCAGAAATGATATAAGGGGGCCCCGACctgtggtgtatgtagataaaaatggctaATTCTTAGGTAATAAAACACCAGAGTTCATAATGTAAAGCCTTTATgaaccactgataatatagttatgtatattatatttcatCTCTGTCAATAGATCTTCCTAAATTTTTTAACCTTTCAAGCAATGTACAAAAAACAGGGTGCTGAAGATAGATACCTTAGCTCCTCCTGACTGCAGAAGACGTCTGAATCCAGCCTCTCTGGCTTGGTCAATATTTAGCATCACAGTCCAGCCACCAAATGCTCCCTACAtcaaaatacaaacattttatttgttttattatgcGTTTAATAAAGcatatgaaaatgaaataaatgtagtGTAGTAACACCATGACACAAcacttaaaggaacactccacttttttgaaaatatactaattttccagctcccctagagttaaacatttgattcttacggTTTTTGAATCCATTTAGCTGCTCTCGGGGTCTGGCAGTAAcactttaagcatagcttagcatagtctattgaatctgattagaccattagcatcgatATTATGATATTACGatgatattacgtagtgcccgaaaatagtcccctgctattgaaaggtactcaggggactattttcggctgctgcgtaatatcattgtgcctcctgagagtatagttcctagccatatcggcctagaaaatcgcaacttttaattttccgtctgtcttagtacacgatgtcactacagaagagtcaagttttaaataggaaaaatatcgaaactcttcgGGTATTTTtgtgcgcgatgctaatggtctaatcagattcaattgattatgctaagctattctaaaagtggtaccgccatacccagaaatcaaatgaatggattccaaaatggtaagaatcaaatgtttaactctaggggagctggaaaattagcatatttaaaaaaaagtgaagtgtccctttaagttttaTATCTGTGTATAAATTTCATCTGTATATCAACATGTACCTCTTTGGTTGTGCAGCCCTGCAGTGTTTTTCTCCATCGCATGGCTGCCAGCGCCAGTCTCTTCTGTTGAGAGTTGATGGATGTCAGAACATCCAGTATAGAGCTGCTTCCCCACTCATACTGATCCTcctaaaatacacacacacacacacacacacacacacacacacacacacacacacacacacacacacacacacacacacacacacacacacacacacacacaaagccaTTAACATGGAAGGAGGTGTGGAGCCAATCAGAGGTCACGACAGAAACACAGCTCGCACCTGTATGAAGCGTCCCTCTGCGCGGCATGCTTCCAGGTACGAGCGGTGGATAACCCACTTGCCCGCTGCCATAGCAGCCAGATATTTCTCGTTCCTCAGGGGATAACCCACAATCACATGAGTGCAACTGGGGTCGAAACTCTGCTTCTCTAGCACAACACCACCTGCGCAGACACAAAAATCACTCAATATAAGCCATTAAAGGAAATGTAGACATGAAAGAATGGCGGTTCATATGGTTCAAAACCTATTGGTGGGTACCCGTCAACCTCAGTCAACATTCACATCTAATATCCCATTTTAAGTTATATTACAAAcaacatgagtaaatgatgaccgaatttgtttttttttgtaaacccTTTTAATTCAAAGcagataaataaaataaagtgtttattATGAGGGTGTTTTGTGTGCCAACCTAGCTCCTCTATAAGATGGCTGTAGTCAATGCGTTCCTGTGGATTCAACGAAGACAAAAGAAAACGTGGAGGTTCCTCCTTTATCTCCTCTTCACTTTCTTCCTCTACGTCAATCTAAGCagaaaacagccaatcagatcacAGCTACTATCCATGGTTTGATTAGTGGGTGTATACGCATGTACCTGTGGAGGCGCTGCAGGTTTAGAGACGGGGAAAGCAATGGTAAGTGCTTCGGGTGTTTCAGGGTTTTGAGAAATGTTGCCTCGGGGTGGAGTCGCTTTCGGCCGCAGTTGGGCATCTATGACTTCGAATGCAGCTGGGAGTTGGAAGGTAAAAGGTGGTTTTTAACATCTTTTACAATTTTCTTTCTTAAACACATACACAGTAAATAAACTAGTAAATACCCATTTCCACCAGTTCAGAATCGGTCATGGAGTCTCTGGCGTTTTTGGTCTGGTCAGAAGGGGGTGGTGGGATGAGGGCGAGGGGCTCAGAGTGCTGGGAGGGGCTGCCAGGCCACTGCAAGTTATCAGCTAATCGGGCTCTCTCCTCTCGAGCGGTTGGGTCGTCCCAAACGATCTGTTCGCTCTGAGATGGTTCTGTATTTAGGTCCATAGCCACCTGACGTGACATCCTGCGTAAATACAAAGGAAAAAATCTTTACAGCCCTGaactttatttcaaaatatgcatGTTTAGAAGTAGTTTCCCAAACATGGTTACGATGagtccaggactaggccttagttatattaggatatttaagtagtttttacaaacatagcTTACAAAAACCAATACTGGTTTGCATTGTGGGATAAAACAGCACTGATATAGGTCAAAACAAGCTGTTTTCAAATTAAGGCAGctaaaaagtgcattttagtctggtaCTAGGATTGGAACCCTGTCCAAAAAATTGCCCCATAGTGTTTTACAAAAAGTTTAGTGAAGTGCCAAAAACTGATCTCTCTTAAATGCTAGTAAGGCTTTTATTTCAagtacataaacacacacacaatgcctGTGTAAGACTCTGGATATGCTACTAGTCTTTTGTACCGTATGGCTTCTAAATTACGACTGCGTCTGCCTATTCGTCCCAGGCTGTCGGGGGTGTGGGGCGAGTCCAGACTCCCTGAGCCTGCTCTGGTCAATCGTGTGGAGCCTCGACGACCATTGGTCATCTTAGTAGCAGACATGATTTCCTGAAGCTGCCTCTGAAAATTCTCTCTCATCTCTAGTGTTTCTGTGAGATCTAAAATGATAATAAAGAGGAAGAGAAAAAGAACTTGAGATCAAAGATTACAGACAAAATTTAGGCTGGATTAAACAACACCGCTTTTAAAGTCTGAACATTTAAACATCTTTACCTCTTTTGTCATTGCTGGTGGGCTTCTGCTCTTTCTCAGGCCCATCCATACTAACTCGCTTAGGGGTGGAGATGTCCGTGATGTCATCCAAAGTGCCCAGCTTTAACATAAAAATCAGTAAAGTTTCAAAACAGCTCACCAATGATTTTAAAGATATGGATAGTTAGTGCGACTCTATATTTCTTACCCGGGTCTCTTCATCTTCTGTAAATGTTCTGAGTCTGGTGCGGGGAGTGGAAAGAGGTGGTGACCTCTGGGTGCAGTCTGCAACCTGACTCATGGTCAGGCTCATTTTGGGGTTGAAGGTGAAAGGGTAGAGTGATTCAGACACGCGCTTCTGCTCATCCGCACACTATAAAAACaggacatttatttaaatgcaacaacTTTCAATTATAATAAAATTGTTATTTAGCGTCAGGTGGTATTTTACAAGGTTCTCATATTTTTGATCCATgaattttcaatatttttccagttgtttgtaaaaaaaatttaaaggttCTGTTAAACATTTTAGAGCCATTTCTAGACAATAAAAGATTTGTCAACAAGTTATAAACGTCATTATTTTAAGAATTTCAATAATTCATCCAGTCCTGgaaattacaattttaaaagaGCATAATAACTTTAATTTTTATGACTGTGAGTACAAAGTATTTCATAAAGTggaaactaaaaaaaataaaaaataaatagagaTATGTGTATGTACCGCCTGTAGCCAGTGTTCAGACACTATATGTATTCCTCTCTCTTTAACAGCTCTGTATTCTTTACTGTTGTCTCCCACTTTACCCTGGTAGATGTAATGAGTGACTGAGTCATCACATGACCACCTAAAACAAAAAGATAAgaattaaaacacacacacacacacacacacctgtctgtctgtgtgtagtGTAGGTACAACATACCTGAAGTCTGCGCCCAGAGAGGCAGCCACTGCATTGAGTTCACTTTGTTTCTTGCTTAATTTCTTACTCACACACACCACCACGCCAGTGAGGGGAGCTGTTATTTTCTGCTCCACCTGCAGGACACATGCACACACCTTTAACTTTTTacccaccagcatttttaaaaaaaagttgcaagccagtgccagcattttttatgattttcataaaagttgAATACCTTCCAGAACATTtacttctttaaatatataaacataaaatatattaaatgaaagaacagaccctctgcttaaaaaaaaaacatttcatcctagcttcatttgttatttttatcacctctcaaataagGGTAGGTTTCTTCATTAATATCAAATTTTgtgcaaaaagctgagataattgcattttgttagagatcaaattcaaaaacgatgatcaaaacatacacagagtattACTGTTTTTTGaccagtggatgcttcagtgttttatacgTTTGGTAAGTActccacctagtggataataacGGAAAattggattgccgtaaaaacttgtcattggcagggatgcgttttctcttaattgacaagatatctcgtcaatggcggggaaagagtagGGATGCGCCGAAAtaaaaattcttggccgaaaatgaggaaaccaaggccgaaaacaCCGAaagaaattattatgccaattattagtaccaTTATATTTATGGCTATGACTAtttactaactttactaggggtgtgacggatcacaaaactcacggtttggagcacattacagtttttgaggcacggatcgaaTTATTTTTTGGATCAGCAAAAAGAGGGtggggaaaaatctaataagaaaaataaagaaattgcaaacatttataaaaaaaacaaagttacaCATTAAGTAAGACCTAAAATTAGCATtgggtacagaaatcgaattaaaggagtcataacactgtctttgtataaattaaatattattattattattttttagagctacagaagtgattttctctttgtcttgggttgtttgattcacattaatgacacagacttaagtaggttaattgaggttactgtctctttaagaccaaataagatggactggtttctgactgttatctatacatacacttaagacataaacaaatgtttttattagaaaaagaatactgtggagatcattttgtttgtatgggTCGTGTAAAGATTTTATGTTCCTTTGCTTTTGGAAACGCATCTCTCGTGTGCACTACTGAGTGCCCTTAaacgcacacgcacacagagaccgagggtgaatcccaaacagcgcagcataaacagtcgatccacgttacgttgtttttcattgctttattcgccaaatgtatgttaatggacagtatgagacacattagcaaaactctctctaaagtttacacatcaagagttctgatcaaTCACGTCTGACACATTCAACCGCAGCTGCTCattttagcgcctttttgcggttaaatacgCCCACACTGCagatgttgcttcagacaagcacgtgcaggtcgcggtttctgtttgcgtcatcacaacccAAAACCCAAAATGCTCTTTTGGGCCATTTTCGaccgaaaattttcggtggccgaatattcggtgcatccctaggaaagagttaaagatccTTAATCTGTATGTATAAATGAGTCTATGTACACATgagtctctgtgtgtgtacctCGGGCTCAGGCACTTTTCCCAGTTGAGGACTGGCCGTCATGgctgcaagatttgtcacatgACTGCGATTGCTGTTGGCGACGGCAGCTTTCAGGTTCCTTTCAATGACCTCGGATAGAGGCGTCTCTGCCCCCTTACCTTCCTGAGGCTTATTACCAGGAGTTTGTAAATGATCAAATACATCCTgcaatataaacacacaacCATATTACCATAGTTTAAACGGTTGTGAGGAGTCTCTAATCCTTACGCTTAGACAAGTTTTTTTGCTACTGTacttttgtatatataaatgtgtaAAAGTAACTCATTTACTGCTCAGTTTTATAAATGGTCAAAGCAAAGAGATTTGCACAGTAAACGTTACTGCAACTTCAAAATTCAAACAAGCACATTTTTTTTCCATTATACAACTACCTTAAAACAAGTGTTGAGTATGAACGGCGTACGTTTACACACCTTTGTGTTAAATGAAGGTCCGAATAGTCGATCTCTGCTAAGGAATCGTGAGGGAGTGTCTAGATGGAGGGAGGAGTCTTTCTGAAGTGCTGATCTGGCATCCTCCTGTCCTGGGGTCACCACCTCCATCTGCTGTTCCTCTCCCTCCTTCATCTTCCTGACTGCTGAGCGGACGGTGCGGCTCTGAAATCGAGCAGTGTCTAGTGGGGTGATGGCTGCACTGTTCTGCAGGCCCAGTAGAGGGAGCTCTGGGGAGCGCTGCGGGATTCGCAGAGGTGCTGGGTCTCTCTGAGATGCCCCAACGAAACTGTCGTCTGTTCTCTCTATAGAGAATTAAGTGTTTGAGGAGAAAAGTGTGACATTATACTGTTAACATCAGTCAGTTAGCAATAGCAAAATTTTACTCTGGAATAAAAGTGTCAAGATTGTATTAGTGTTACACATTCACAGCAGAGTTTCTTttctatatatatctatataaacATTTTGACAAATTATTATTGATAGTGGCCAATAAATGACAAGTATTAAAACAAACATGATGACAAAACACCAACAAAAATCGTGAACACTTTGTTTTGGTTGGTCACCATAAGTTGCATGTTAGTCACTGAAATTGTAGTAATTTAGTTCCTGAATGACCTGGAGAAGGTGGTAGGTCAACCAGGTAGCGTCCCTCGTCGGCCCTCTTCCCTGTTCTTGCAGACTCTAAAACCCAGCGGATGGTAACTGCAGGCAGACTCCATTTCTTGGCAGCCTGGTACTTTGTCCCCTCTGGTGTCTGGAGTACCAAGTGAGTGCTAGCCAGCATTCCCTTCCTCTGGTTAGCTGTTCGCAcaaaataatcctgaacactGCAGACAAGCAAAGAGAGAATTAAAAATTccataaaataattaatcatACATAATTTAATCATTGACGATTAGTGATTGTCGATTAACACAAATGCATACAGTAACCATGAGAGATGGCAGGGAAACcgtaaaactaaatataaaatcaGGATGCGTGTTGCATTTTATTTTCCGAGCATGGGAAATTAGACAAACATCCTGTATTATTTAGCttttcaaaaaatacaaaatgactaaatgtaaaaagTTTATGTTTTGTAATGAATTAAATTAGACTTTTTCCAGAAATCCCATTTAACCAATTTCAAACATTCAGATATGGGTGTTTCAGCGCAGTAAGCACGAATTGAGCGTTGAAAAATTTAAGTTTTGGTGGATTTTCGCgcagcgttaaccaatcaggagcttgctctagcagtgacgtgattacaggaagcgagcagaggcagaaaaatagaaaaacaaTGGAAGACAATCATCAATGTTACACAAAacatcttcgtacttttacaggaattaaaaggatcttgtttggaagaaagtgaggatgtcgaacaatctggtaagtttactcaatttgagctatataagcccctcccatgatgggAATTTACGTGTGAATGGCTCAAATTTCACACATGACTTTCACGCACTAATTTTTGTTGAGTAAACTCAACATGTTGAAGCATCCAACTACGTGCGAATAGCGTGTTTTTGCAGTCTCTTCTGCGTCTGATGTGAATGCCCAGTAAGGCTGAAACCAGGTGACTAAAATTTTGAACACTAGTGTACAATTTTTATATGGACTCAATATTTGAAGATATTCACATGTGTTTTACAGTACTAGTGTCGACagatatgtttttctttaatagCCGATGCagaaattaactctttccccgccattgacgagatatctcgtcaatcaagagaaaacgcttccccaccaatgacgagtttttccgtctttccgcaataccgctattacccttccgcaactttttaaacccggaagtattgccctatggcaagcggctgcatgtctgtgtctgttttaaagatcgctctgaatgggatctctatgaaaagtctgtcacaaaaatggaattatctctgcttttttctcaaaatgtggtgtttttgcagaaacctacccatattcaaaagctgattacaaaagaactactgaaggtaggatgaaacggggtttttt of Paramisgurnus dabryanus chromosome 22, PD_genome_1.1, whole genome shotgun sequence contains these proteins:
- the topbp1 gene encoding DNA topoisomerase 2-binding protein 1 codes for the protein MSKENKDAYIVKFVEHNGEKADLAQQAYKAIVELQSEKYVQMVDEQTALELDHNDKSLFVFSDFTSNAFEYCRGLGCRIVSPLVVLFCLQKQRCVPKAEQPVYSMAMADVTISCTNLDKEARSEVMDLVQLMGGRVYRDLNVSVTHLVAGEVGSKKYLVAASLEKPILLPSWIKACWEKSQDSVFHHSELNIEDYRCPVLKGCTVCVTGLSTVERKEVQRLCEQNGGCYTGQLKMNECTHLIVSEPTGQKYEFARKWNVYCVSLHWLFDSIEKGFCQDESRYVVEKRKTEEKPGRPNTSTPTGTSKNKEEGPSLLGLSHISNISMNVNETALTTACISHIETPDPIDSFDITVCRVDDLLDGCKLYLCGLSGKKLEKLRRMVNSAGGLRFNQPGQELTHIVMGEPDQGVKVFLEKATHRPHIVTVQWLLESFSRGTLLPEDAYFHPSFLPPAPAAVDMPAPRNSASRTSRPSVAPPPAPSPARQVRAEEELLSQYVENDQTVVELPQAANSTTSRQSILLPDPPALGQDSTMCEASEGGLFSGKRFLLVGFGAEAEAQLSELIMENSGKILVGRSRAVAHYAIVPLLGCDVEATVDEVATDTWLAMCVEQQSVLALSSHPLFTPVTMREGFSPLKDCVLSVSQFTGAERDSLIQLAKHLGASVQDYFVRTANQRKGMLASTHLVLQTPEGTKYQAAKKWSLPAVTIRWVLESARTGKRADEGRYLVDLPPSPERTDDSFVGASQRDPAPLRIPQRSPELPLLGLQNSAAITPLDTARFQSRTVRSAVRKMKEGEEQQMEVVTPGQEDARSALQKDSSLHLDTPSRFLSRDRLFGPSFNTKDVFDHLQTPGNKPQEGKGAETPLSEVIERNLKAAVANSNRSHVTNLAAMTASPQLGKVPEPEVEQKITAPLTGVVVCVSKKLSKKQSELNAVAASLGADFRWSCDDSVTHYIYQGKVGDNSKEYRAVKERGIHIVSEHWLQACADEQKRVSESLYPFTFNPKMSLTMSQVADCTQRSPPLSTPRTRLRTFTEDEETRLGTLDDITDISTPKRVSMDGPEKEQKPTSNDKRDLTETLEMRENFQRQLQEIMSATKMTNGRRGSTRLTRAGSGSLDSPHTPDSLGRIGRRSRNLEAIRMSRQVAMDLNTEPSQSEQIVWDDPTAREERARLADNLQWPGSPSQHSEPLALIPPPPSDQTKNARDSMTDSELVEMAAFEVIDAQLRPKATPPRGNISQNPETPEALTIAFPVSKPAAPPQIDVEEESEEEIKEEPPRFLLSSLNPQERIDYSHLIEELGGVVLEKQSFDPSCTHVIVGYPLRNEKYLAAMAAGKWVIHRSYLEACRAEGRFIQEDQYEWGSSSILDVLTSINSQQKRLALAAMRWRKTLQGCTTKEGAFGGWTVMLNIDQAREAGFRRLLQSGGAKVLPESSPSLYKETSHLFVDFSRLKPGDVRVDVSEAAAYGVKCLKPEYIADYLMQEPSPPIEAYYLPGAAPEDTDKVHDTSSRKRKASGEISTLKKSRVR